In the genome of Mycobacteriales bacterium, one region contains:
- a CDS encoding AGE family epimerase/isomerase, translating into MLDDADHLSVLAAECRRVIAFAAAARDPAGGFGRLDEDGRLDPASPVETYLTGRMTHVFALGHLLGLPGSEALAGHGVEALAGLLRDPGYDGWYAAVRPGDDGKKAYEHAFVVLGASSAAVAGLPGAAGLLAAALAVQERYFWRADDGMVVEEWDRPWRTLDPYRGVNANMHTVEAYLAAADVTGDARWRERALRITERVVHGFARGNGWMLPEHFDASWTPRPDYNRDQPAHQFRPYGVTIGHLLEWSRLALDVRAALGEAAPDWLLPDAAGLFATALERGWAVDGADGFVYTIDWDGRPVVRQRMHWVVAEALAAAATLYRITGDASYDEAYARTWAYAERYLIDRDRGSWRHELDERNRPAATVWPGKPDAYHVVQATLVPLLPAAPTLATALSRGLLTAG; encoded by the coding sequence GTGCTGGACGACGCCGACCACCTGTCCGTGCTGGCCGCCGAGTGCCGGCGGGTGATCGCCTTCGCCGCGGCCGCCCGCGATCCGGCCGGCGGCTTCGGCCGGCTGGACGAGGACGGCCGGCTCGACCCGGCGAGCCCGGTCGAGACGTACCTGACCGGCCGGATGACGCACGTGTTCGCCCTCGGTCACCTGCTCGGGCTGCCGGGCTCCGAGGCGCTGGCCGGGCACGGCGTCGAGGCGCTGGCCGGCCTGCTCCGCGATCCCGGGTACGACGGCTGGTACGCGGCCGTCCGCCCGGGCGACGACGGCAAGAAGGCCTACGAGCACGCGTTCGTGGTGCTCGGCGCGAGCAGCGCCGCGGTGGCCGGCCTGCCCGGCGCGGCCGGCCTGCTGGCCGCCGCGCTGGCGGTCCAGGAGCGGTACTTCTGGCGCGCGGACGACGGCATGGTGGTCGAGGAGTGGGACCGGCCCTGGCGGACGCTGGACCCGTACCGCGGGGTGAACGCGAACATGCACACGGTCGAGGCGTACCTGGCCGCGGCCGACGTGACCGGGGACGCGCGCTGGCGGGAGCGGGCGCTGCGGATCACCGAACGGGTCGTGCACGGCTTCGCCCGCGGCAACGGCTGGATGCTGCCCGAGCACTTCGACGCGTCCTGGACACCGCGGCCGGACTACAACCGGGACCAGCCGGCCCACCAGTTCCGCCCGTACGGGGTGACGATCGGGCACCTGCTGGAGTGGTCCCGGCTCGCCCTGGACGTCCGGGCCGCGCTGGGGGAGGCCGCGCCGGACTGGCTGCTGCCGGACGCGGCCGGGTTGTTCGCGACCGCGCTGGAGCGGGGCTGGGCCGTCGACGGCGCCGACGGGTTCGTCTACACGATCGACTGGGACGGCCGGCCGGTGGTCCGGCAGCGGATGCACTGGGTGGTGGCCGAGGCGCTGGCCGCCGCGGCCACCCTCTACCGGATCACCGGCGACGCCTCCTACGACGAGGCGTACGCGCGGACCTGGGCCTACGCCGAGCGCTACCTCATCGACCGGGACCGCGGCTCCTGGCGGCACGAGCTGGACGAGCGGAACCGGCCGGCCGCGACGGTCTGGCCGGGCAAGCCCGACGCGTACCACGTCGTGCAGGCGACGCTGGTGCCGCTGCTGCCGGCCGCGCCGACCCTCGCCACCGCGCTGTCCCGCGGCCTGCTCACCGCAGG